A genomic region of Desulfomicrobium macestii contains the following coding sequences:
- the infB gene encoding translation initiation factor IF-2, translating into MSTRLRVRDLATELDISSKDLMTLLRELKIPAKSHMSSLTDEEVGQVRNHHQNRAAAPQVVDTRATSGVIVRKRHKVSAAEAETPETDGEAQPKDGTPAETPAEAPAKTVTETAEATEKSTARKPSRAVIVTPARIIEEVSSAKAAPEESAKEETPVAEAPIAEAPVSVEEVPAEPVAAESADADAATAEKTVQAPAETPGEAGDETTAETEGESEEAKRARKKTKKAKPAPPSVQVKIISRPTIVEFPDTRVDGQPVRPMGPAARPMGPAGYTPRPSGPGGRPSGPGGPGGPGGQRPSAPRPSGPANLGAPPRPAPETEGTKDSRGKKKKGRRTVEAADLYRKEEFSMGKGKKAQRAEARRAGGARAQAQNTQPLKASKRKIRIDDTIRLTDLAHQMGIKAQDLIKKLFSLGVMATINQSLDFDTALLLAAEFKYEVERAGFSEDDFLLPKEADKAEDLKPRPPVVTIMGHVDHGKTSLLDAIRSTSVASGEAGGITQHIGAYHVATSRGEIVFLDTPGHEAFTTMRARGAKVTDIVVLVVAADDGVMEQTKEAVSHSKAAGVPIVVAVNKMDKEGADPDRVKRELSDLGLMPEDWGGDTIFAHVSAKKREGLDELLELILLQAEVLDLKANPDKPGRGHVVEAKLDKGRGPVGTVLIQEGQITQGDAFVCGLISGKVRAMFDDQGRQIKTAGPAIPTEIQGFEGIPEAGDEFVIVKDEKVARKIAEERRVKHRDKELAKESKVTLESFLATKAGEEAQNLNLLLKADVQGSLEAISEALRKLSTDEIKIALIHGGAGAITESDILLASASNALIIGFNIRPTAKIKEVAEQEKVDIRFYDIIYKLVDDIKAAMSGMLSPDIKEVYLGQADVQQVFSVPKIGNIAGCMVSDGKLKRNANVRLLRDGVVIYTGKLSSLKRFKDDAKEVTKGYDCGAGLENFNDIKSGDIIEAFELVEEARTI; encoded by the coding sequence ATGTCCACTAGATTGCGGGTGAGAGACCTTGCCACGGAGCTTGATATCTCCAGCAAGGATTTGATGACGTTATTGCGGGAACTCAAAATCCCGGCCAAGAGCCATATGAGCAGCCTGACCGACGAAGAAGTCGGACAGGTCCGCAATCACCACCAGAACCGGGCCGCCGCGCCCCAGGTCGTGGACACGCGCGCCACCTCTGGCGTCATCGTGCGCAAGCGGCACAAGGTCTCTGCCGCCGAGGCCGAAACCCCGGAAACGGACGGCGAAGCACAGCCCAAGGACGGAACTCCCGCCGAGACCCCGGCAGAAGCGCCAGCCAAGACTGTGACTGAAACGGCCGAGGCGACCGAGAAGTCCACGGCGCGCAAGCCTTCGAGGGCGGTCATCGTCACCCCGGCGCGCATCATCGAGGAAGTCTCCAGCGCCAAGGCCGCGCCCGAGGAATCCGCGAAGGAAGAGACGCCTGTGGCCGAGGCTCCGATCGCCGAAGCTCCGGTTTCCGTCGAAGAGGTCCCTGCCGAGCCGGTGGCCGCTGAATCGGCCGATGCCGATGCCGCAACCGCCGAAAAGACCGTTCAGGCACCTGCCGAGACTCCCGGTGAAGCCGGAGACGAGACAACCGCGGAAACCGAAGGCGAGTCCGAGGAAGCCAAGCGCGCCCGCAAGAAGACCAAAAAAGCCAAGCCCGCTCCTCCGTCCGTTCAGGTCAAGATCATCTCCCGGCCCACCATCGTCGAATTTCCCGACACCCGCGTGGACGGCCAGCCGGTTCGTCCCATGGGACCGGCAGCGCGCCCCATGGGTCCGGCAGGCTATACCCCGCGTCCCTCCGGACCGGGCGGACGTCCTTCCGGCCCAGGTGGCCCCGGCGGCCCCGGTGGTCAGCGCCCGAGCGCTCCGCGTCCCTCCGGACCGGCCAACCTCGGAGCTCCGCCACGTCCCGCCCCTGAAACCGAGGGTACCAAGGACAGCCGCGGCAAGAAAAAGAAGGGTCGCCGCACGGTGGAGGCAGCCGATCTGTACCGCAAGGAAGAATTCTCCATGGGCAAGGGCAAGAAGGCCCAGCGTGCCGAGGCTCGCAGAGCCGGTGGAGCCCGGGCCCAGGCACAGAACACGCAGCCGCTCAAGGCGTCCAAGCGCAAGATTCGCATCGACGACACCATCAGGCTGACCGACCTGGCCCATCAGATGGGCATCAAGGCCCAGGACCTGATCAAAAAGCTCTTTTCCCTGGGTGTGATGGCCACCATCAACCAGTCCCTGGATTTCGACACGGCCCTGCTCCTGGCTGCCGAATTCAAATATGAAGTGGAAAGGGCCGGATTCTCCGAAGACGACTTCCTGCTGCCCAAGGAGGCCGACAAGGCCGAGGACTTGAAGCCCCGTCCCCCTGTCGTGACCATCATGGGCCACGTCGACCACGGCAAGACCTCGCTCCTGGACGCCATCCGCTCCACCAGCGTGGCATCGGGCGAAGCCGGCGGCATCACCCAGCACATCGGCGCCTACCACGTGGCCACGTCACGCGGCGAGATCGTCTTCCTGGACACCCCCGGCCATGAGGCGTTCACCACCATGCGCGCCCGTGGCGCCAAGGTCACGGACATCGTCGTCCTGGTCGTGGCCGCCGATGACGGCGTCATGGAGCAGACCAAGGAAGCCGTCAGCCACTCCAAGGCGGCGGGCGTGCCCATCGTCGTGGCCGTGAACAAGATGGACAAGGAAGGGGCCGACCCCGACCGCGTCAAGCGCGAACTGTCCGATCTTGGACTCATGCCCGAGGACTGGGGCGGCGATACCATCTTCGCCCACGTCTCCGCCAAGAAGCGCGAAGGCCTGGACGAATTGCTCGAACTTATCCTGCTGCAGGCCGAAGTGCTCGACCTCAAGGCCAACCCGGACAAGCCCGGCCGCGGCCACGTGGTCGAAGCCAAGCTGGACAAGGGCCGCGGCCCCGTGGGCACGGTTCTCATCCAGGAAGGCCAGATCACCCAGGGCGACGCCTTCGTGTGCGGCCTGATCAGTGGCAAGGTCCGCGCCATGTTCGATGACCAGGGCCGACAGATCAAGACCGCCGGACCGGCCATCCCGACGGAGATCCAGGGTTTTGAAGGCATCCCCGAAGCAGGCGACGAGTTCGTCATCGTCAAGGACGAGAAGGTTGCCCGCAAGATCGCCGAAGAACGCCGCGTCAAGCATCGCGACAAGGAACTGGCCAAGGAATCCAAGGTCACCCTCGAAAGCTTCCTGGCCACCAAGGCCGGCGAAGAGGCCCAGAACCTGAACCTGCTCTTGAAAGCCGACGTGCAGGGCTCCCTTGAAGCAATCTCCGAGGCCTTGCGCAAGCTGTCCACGGACGAGATCAAGATCGCCCTCATCCATGGCGGCGCCGGGGCCATCACTGAATCCGACATTCTGCTGGCATCGGCCTCCAACGCCCTCATCATCGGGTTCAACATCCGTCCCACGGCCAAGATCAAGGAAGTGGCGGAGCAGGAAAAGGTCGACATCCGCTTCTACGACATCATCTACAAGCTCGTGGATGACATCAAGGCGGCCATGTCCGGCATGCTCTCTCCCGACATCAAGGAAGTGTACCTCGGCCAGGCCGACGTGCAGCAGGTATTCAGCGTGCCAAAGATCGGCAATATCGCAGGCTGCATGGTCAGTGACGGCAAGCTCAAGCGCAACGCCAACGTCCGTCTGCTGCGCGACGGTGTGGTCATCTACACCGGCAAGCTCAGCTCCCTGAAGCGATTCAAGGATGACGCCAAGGAAGTGACCAAGGGCTACGACTGCGGTGCGGGCCTGGAGAACTTCAATGATATCAAGTCCGGAGATATCATCGAAGCCTTTGAACTGGTCGAGGAAGCCCGGACCATCTAG